Below is a window of Brassica napus cultivar Da-Ae chromosome A5, Da-Ae, whole genome shotgun sequence DNA.
ACATGAACCCAGCTGATACCTTCTCCTTCCTCAGCTCGAGACGTCTCCGTAACGGTAAACCATACGCTCGTCTTCTTTGAAACTTGACGAAGAGTACGTTATCTTTGATTATCTTTCCTCTTTCCAGAACCTGCAATCTCCATCACATAACAGATTCCAGACTCCATAATTAATTGATCCAAGATCAATCACCAACTTAGCTCGTGATATCGCAAACCCGTAACgattcatctttcttcttcctccggttcgtttcttgaacgaatCACTTGAAGATCCGAAGCTAATCCACGCATCGCCATAACCTtgcgctctgataccacttgttgagGAATTGAGCTCCGTCAATTCCACTCCGATCGATTCCGGCGAACTTCACGAATCAAGAACACACTCGATTTCACCCGGTTCGCGGTGTTAACGAACCGCTACGTCCGGTTAGGATCTTTCGATCCCCAACTTCCATAGATGAATCGGAAACCACCTCCGACGGGTTTATACACGAATATCACTCACCACCGATCACACTCTGATCGGTTTACAAGGGAAGAGAATCCTAGAGAAAAGACTACCCCAAGACCCAAGAATACAACCTCactgtatctctctctcttgatctctctctcactctcttgaAGCTTTTTCGGGAAGAAGACGATGACTTCGTCAATCTCTCGTATCTATAGAAGCTGAAGACTTGTTTCTTTATAAGGATTAGTCATCGCACATGCCTCTCACGTGCTTTCAATAACTCTTCTTTTCTAAGACCTTCTAGCTGAGTCAAAGTGTTTCCCACGCTAATATTAACCCACGCTTCAGtcttcaagcttcttcttctagtTCCATCATGTTGAATCATTATCTCACAATATGCTGTAAGTACATCATCTCCTTTTAGAACCGCAGCTAGTTGTACAAGCTCTTGCTGAAACTCACTCAATTTAGCATTCTCATTCGCCTCAGTCATTCTTATCTTAACCGGTTCGGGTAACGTCTCGGGACAATCAGTTCTAGGCTCTTTCCGGATTTGCAAAATGTTCTCAAACGTCCCTGCCCATTCATCTCTTTTTGTGAGGAAAGGCGTCGATAGATTGAATAGTTTCTTTACAGTCGCCGGAATCGAAGAATGCTCATATTCAGATGATGGGAATGGTGACCCGTTTGGTCCATGTACGACCGTTCCTTTCTCGATCCATGGAGACACAGCTATTGTTGGTACACGAATACCTAAGCGGTTGAATTCGAATAGGAATGGTTCTGGTCCGACTATACCGTCCGGGCTAGGCACATTGCGAACCGGTGTTGGAACGTGGTCGAAATATCCACCGTGCTCGTCGTAAGTGATCAAAAGTAGGGTTTCGTTCCATTGTGGGCTCGCTCTTAGTGTCTCGTACACTTCCTTTATAAACTTCTGAAAATGTGTAACGAAACATTGTTGGACATTAGAAAAAACATTGGAACATTTTATTTGCActtcatttataaattctataatattaagttattttatGATAAGTAGCTTAGAGTCTATGTCatgcaaatttatatttttacattgtcaaagaaaaaacatatacatCCAAACATAAAAATTACTAGTCTATTATTATTAACTAATTCATATacttagtaaaatatttataaattacataaaccataatgtgaatatatatataagtattaaatattttcaaagttatatTAGCTATGGAAAAATtctatataactaatttttgtatattaaattctatataactaatttttaaatttgatttttttatatttttagtttgaagtaagtatttctattatatgtaacacaattaactaataaaatatgaagaatcaatttcgaaattttagagttatgtaaaaaaaatataattatgtatagaagataaattatcttagtttaaaagattGGAATCTCATCCCGAATAAATTCACGGAaagaaaaagtactccaataacgtacttaaaatataaaaccccctttttttaaaaaaatgtactaaataatacttttttacgtgtaatagttgaaaattgacaattgaatatcgatctagaatattattttaatatatctaatggtaaaattaattgtaataaacaaatttcgaattttgtaatattacatgaattagaagtctttaaaatctaaaatctattttattaacataatattttttttcatttattattttgacgttacaaaatattgctttagttttatttgtatattatttttttaataatttagtttatttttaagtaattttaaaattatcaagaatataatatatttaaattatttatttaaaatatatccaaatatgatgtctcatttttatatGTGTTTGCGTTgaacatatttaatttgtagtttgtatatttaaaaacatcttGGTGCATGCCgttctatgattttaataaatgtgttttcatttcatttttattactaccAACATGATTTTTAGTGatcagtgataatgtatttttaatgttatgtattatattttatcgtatattttctaactcttcATGCGTGCactttttttaaatcattttaatcagataataggtttaaagatgtaaataaaactgtgtatgttgtaaatttataCTTTTTAGTATAACTGAGCACTATCAATTATGGAAATTATTGTGACAACCCGTCCCGTGGACCACTCGCCCCGTAGACCCCAGTctcacagcgctgcagcgcaTCGACCCCAATCCATCCCTTATGAGTTCTCACtaactccataattaggttgttggtgagcCTCGAACCCAgaacctcaccctttaacaactCTCTCAACAATCTAATTATGGAGTGATAGAGAACTCATAATCGAGAGGTTGGGATCGGTGCCCTGCAGGACTGTGAACCTAAGGCCTACTGGGCGGGTTGTCacaattatattatgattttattttactaaatctttatttctgtgtatacttttgttttattttgtatttttacaattttattgtcTTATTCTTTAATTGCACAGAATTGCTATTTCATATACCTTAAAAATCTTCGgttgattttgtttgttttctttctccaattacAATGTACGGTTAAACTGGTAAATGTATAGACATGCTATTAACTATACCATTAGTCTAATTATATGTCAATAACAAAggcaaaattttctaaataatggttatatttatctaattatatTTTCGCCAGTTTTGGGTCTTCAATGGACCAATCAATTAAGGTATACacgttttaattaaaattaatatgtaaTGTTAATATTCATTATAAGGTGATTATTTATGCATACTGAAATTTATATCAGTAATTAACTTAGGCCTTGATTGGCAGAGccaggggtgttcaatccggtaaAATCGAACCAGTTAaaatcaaaccgaaccaaaatagaaaaaatggtttggatttggtaatACCGAATATACCGAATGGATGTCATTTTTAAGAAACCGCGGTGTATGGATATGGTtaggtatataaaccgaacaattaaaatataatagcaTAAGTTcatgtaaattatataatataattaataatatatacggTATATAATATacctaatttattttattggtatGATCTTCCtacttaaatgtttattttagttatttaatattttattataagttcaaaatttttttatcaaattaaaaaaaaacttattttttttacttttttgtttaatagtaTTATGGATTACTCAtatttcttacttttattttacaaaactattactcttattaactaaatatgtttactgattatataaatagtaaattaaaaatggattatttaaaaaccaaaatatcaccatgttataattaaatttaaagccGATATTTAATCTtataatgttaaaataaaagtatttaatattttaattttataaaacatttaaaaataataaatatgttttttaatttaaagttatattgtaaattttattaaaatttgttgGTTTGAGTTGAAAGAATCACTAATGGATTTTTAGTGTacataaaactattaaaaaaaaaattaaggaaaatgtaatgatttatatttgttcttttgatttttatttcactTTGATATAGTTaaagaaaatctaaaataaaaacaactgaTACATTTTCtaagagtttcaaattttaatatttacactAATTATTTCACACGATATTAATTAATCCTTTTCCaagataaataaattgaaaatataatgtaatgtaataaaattataaaatatatattttaaagtactATATAAATCGTTTCAATAAAGCCATAGATAATAGCCATGTAAAAGCTATTTCCCTTTACTTGTTTAAGAGATTCTCGATCTAAGGTTGTTCTTTGTACATAGTAAATTCTATTACATAGACATAATCATTACAAGACTGATCTCCATTTGTCTTTggtaataaaaattatgttttaaagaaattaaaaagaaaatcaaatccTTTTGTTTTGCTGAAAGGTAACAAAGTGGCTGACGGTGAAGACATTCAACCTTGCGACAATGGAGCCGGAATGGTTAAGGTATGTTTCTTGATCCCATGGAACAATGTATCATTTAGTTTCTGTCTGAGATCATGTCTCTATTATTTGACTTAGGCTGGTTTCGCTGGTGATGATGCACCACGAGCTGTGTTTCCCAGCATTGTGGGTCGTCCACGTCACACCGGAGTGATGGTTGGTATGTGAGAAAAGAATGCTTATGTTGGCGATGAAGCTCAATCCAAACGTGGTATTTTAACTCTCAATTACTCTATTGAGCACAGCATTGTCAACAACTGGGATGACATGGAGAAGATTTGGCATCATACTTTCTACAATGAGTTTCGTGTTGCACCTGAGGAGCATCCCATTCTACTCACTGAAGCACCTCTTAACCCGAAAGCTAACCGTGAGAAGATGACTCAGATCATGTTTGAGACTTTCAATGCTCCCGCTATGTATGTGGCTATTCAGGCTCCTGCtgttaatttgaaaacataaaaccaGATGAGTTCAATCCACCAAGATCGTTTGACAGACTGCTCTTAAAAACCATTAGAGGTGGCATAACAATGTTTTAAAcgattttattatataaaaaaacaggtttagatattgaaaaaataatcaataattttctaaatctttttatAAAACGCATAATTTCCCTATCGCCTAATtaccatataaatatttttctataaattattataaaacgCATAATTACTACCGTCTAGCTAATTCTTTAACTTTGGTTTTAGATTGGTTTTACGTATCAAATTAGATCTCTCgagaaagagatagagagactGACCTTGTGATATGTAGAATACTCTTTAactttggttttatatttttcaacacTCTCTGATATCATTAACAATACTCTCCTTCTGctccctttcttttcttctttgtcaTCGACAAAGCAACTGCAACTGCaatgacaacaacaacaaaaacaatacCTTTAGGGACCATTCATCTGATTTCTCTATTAACTTCCTGAAAGCAAAAAGATataaagagaagaagacatGCACTTAGCTACATAACAAAGAGACTGAAGAGTACATGAAACACAACATCAAAGATTAGCCTTGTCGCCATTGTCGGTGAACGGACAGTTCCTCTAGATACCTGCGTTGGGTAAATAAGCAAATAAGCAGGAGTCTGTGATACTTTACTTGGCTATCCTGATGGCGTTTTTGGTTGTTGCATTTTTGGGCAGACTAATGAGGTTGGCCCTTTATACAGTTTAGACTGGCAGCTGTTGCAACTTGCAAGCCATATAACACCATCATCATTTGTACCAATGCAAATTCAAAATATGCaatatgttttcttaaattGCAAGTATAAGCTTAGTTTGCAAGTGCTCATATTTCTTTCTATATAACAAAGTTTTAGTACCTGAGACATTTCCTTCACACAGTCATGCCAAGATATCGCCAGTAAAAGTCTCCACCTTGGTCACCTCTGTTGAACTGATTAATGCACCATTGCTTTGGTTCTCTGCTAACCTAAAACATGATACGTAGTTAGCTAAAAGTTGTATCATTGAATTATGGGTATTGAAGAAAGGGTAGATAATTTACCATAGGATGCActtgataatttataaaaggTCCTCTGCATATGACAAATCGTTGCTAGGATTAAACTTGAATGCACAATCCACACAGTCAATGATAAGGTTCATTAAAAGGggaaatataattttcttactCTTTAAGCTTAAAGGTCTGAAGTATAGGGAAATGTTGGCCATCAATTAGCCTGAGATGGCCGGATACATCTGCAGAACCAATAACTATCATTTCAGAGACTGAGGTGAGGTTGCTCTATCTTGGAAATGCGATACAATATCCTGATTCTATAGTTCGGATCATTAAAGATACAACTTACCGTACAGATCGCCTTCACGTCACAGTTTCCTTTGAGGGCTTAAACCTGAATCGCTTCGAATCAATGGAAAAGCAGTTCCATTCAATCTAGGACAGCACCGAGTTGTGAGCAATGCTGATAAGGGGTTGTTTTCATTGATAATGAAACCTTGTACGATAGTGCCCTGTCCATGTGTGTCAGGTAGAAGATGTCGACGAACGGAAAAGGAAAA
It encodes the following:
- the LOC125608560 gene encoding non-specific phospholipase C2-like, whose product is MELVRTHKGWIGVDALQRCETGVYGKFIKEVYETLRASPQWNETLLLITYDEHGGYFDHVPTPVRNVPSPDGIVGPEPFLFEFNRLGIRVPTIAVSPWIEKGTVVHGPNGSPFPSSEYEHSSIPATVKKLFNLSTPFLTKRDEWAGTFENILQIRKEPRTDCPETLPEPVKIRMTEANENAKLSEFQQELVQLAAVLKGDDVLTAYPKEIGKGMTVIQGKKYMEDAVKRFLEAGRLALDMGANKEELVHMKPSLTGRRH